From one Deltaproteobacteria bacterium genomic stretch:
- a CDS encoding acetyl-CoA acetyltransferase, giving the protein MGDKVAIIGVGQSKFVRQYPGSIRELAFEGFKDCLRDAGVTTRDIGASVVCSAPEYDKQRSPAGVFAEYLGLNPQPTFYVESLCSSSTTGVRLAYSLVKSGLHDVVAVLGFQKMSEISSSESQERMGRGADIQWESPFGTMMPAYYAMYARAHMETYGTTPDDLSSIRAKAATYGQINDLAVYRKPVTLEMFNDPENIMGRPVATPLRVGDCCANADGSSCIIVASEEKAKTFCKKPVWIMGLGSATTSVNLAGRDLFSGLSAAREAARQAYDMAGIGPKDVDVAEVHDCFTIAEMMAYENLGFAEPGEGKELIRGKETYKEGSIPVNVDGGLLSKGHPIGATGGSQVRTIVLQLRGEAGDIQVKDPAIGLVHNIGGVGLYGNVTILGR; this is encoded by the coding sequence ATGGGAGACAAAGTAGCGATTATCGGTGTCGGCCAAAGTAAATTCGTGCGGCAGTACCCGGGGTCTATCCGGGAACTGGCCTTCGAAGGGTTCAAGGACTGCCTGAGGGATGCCGGCGTTACCACCCGAGATATAGGTGCTTCAGTGGTCTGTTCGGCCCCGGAATATGACAAGCAGCGATCGCCTGCCGGTGTCTTCGCAGAGTATCTGGGGTTGAACCCCCAACCGACCTTTTATGTCGAGAGCCTCTGCTCCTCCAGCACCACAGGCGTCAGGCTTGCCTATTCACTGGTGAAGTCGGGACTGCACGATGTCGTCGCCGTTCTCGGCTTTCAGAAAATGTCGGAAATTTCATCTTCGGAATCCCAGGAACGGATGGGCCGCGGCGCCGACATCCAGTGGGAGAGTCCTTTCGGCACCATGATGCCGGCATATTATGCCATGTATGCCCGAGCCCACATGGAAACATACGGAACGACGCCGGACGACCTCTCCAGCATCCGCGCGAAAGCCGCCACCTACGGCCAGATCAACGACCTGGCCGTTTACCGCAAGCCGGTCACCTTGGAGATGTTCAACGATCCGGAAAACATCATGGGCAGACCGGTGGCAACGCCGCTGCGGGTCGGCGATTGCTGCGCCAATGCCGACGGCAGCTCCTGCATCATCGTCGCCAGTGAAGAGAAGGCCAAGACCTTTTGTAAAAAACCGGTTTGGATCATGGGACTGGGTTCCGCCACCACCAGCGTGAATCTGGCCGGGCGCGATCTGTTCTCCGGCCTGTCGGCCGCCCGGGAAGCCGCCCGGCAGGCTTACGATATGGCCGGCATCGGCCCCAAAGATGTCGATGTTGCCGAAGTCCACGATTGCTTCACCATCGCCGAAATGATGGCTTACGAAAACCTGGGTTTTGCCGAGCCCGGCGAGGGCAAGGAATTGATCCGCGGCAAAGAGACCTACAAGGAAGGATCGATCCCCGTCAACGTTGACGGCGGGCTGCTCTCCAAAGGTCACCCCATCGGCGCCACCGGGGGATCCCAGGTCAGGACCATCGTGCTGCAGTTGAGGGGGGAAGCCGGCGACATACAGGTAAAAGATCCGGCAATCGGTCTGGTGCACAATATCGGAGGTGTGGGACTCTACGGCAATGTAACGATTTTGGGGAGGTAG
- a CDS encoding enoyl-CoA hydratase/isomerase family protein produces the protein MTDPLIIVEKEDHLTIVTINRPEAMNSISPPVSAELSAAFDEFAANADEWVCIVTGAGERAFSAGNDLKWQAQNGGEELSRQTARIKGGFGGITSRYDCFKPIIAAVNGFALGGGFEVALACDIILAAEHATFGFPEPRVGMIAGAMGVHRLPRHIPYHLAMGMLLSSKRIAAQEAMQYGLVNEVVPLKDLLPTAKKWAAEIMMGAPLALQATKEAALKGLAYPLDEVPKVFPMQEAMHTSEDFIEGPKAFAEKRPPQWKGR, from the coding sequence ATGACCGACCCATTGATCATCGTGGAAAAGGAAGACCATCTTACTATCGTAACCATCAACCGGCCCGAAGCCATGAATTCAATCAGCCCCCCGGTCAGTGCGGAACTGTCGGCCGCCTTCGATGAATTTGCCGCAAATGCGGATGAGTGGGTGTGTATCGTCACCGGGGCCGGCGAACGTGCCTTTTCAGCCGGCAACGACCTGAAGTGGCAGGCCCAAAACGGGGGTGAGGAGCTCTCCAGGCAGACCGCCAGGATAAAAGGCGGTTTCGGCGGAATCACCTCCCGTTACGATTGCTTCAAACCCATCATTGCGGCCGTCAACGGGTTCGCTCTCGGTGGCGGCTTCGAAGTCGCCCTGGCCTGTGACATCATCCTTGCGGCCGAACATGCCACCTTCGGATTCCCCGAACCACGGGTGGGCATGATTGCAGGCGCTATGGGCGTGCACCGTTTGCCGCGTCATATCCCCTACCACCTGGCCATGGGAATGCTGCTGTCGTCAAAACGCATTGCCGCCCAGGAGGCCATGCAGTACGGACTGGTCAACGAGGTCGTTCCTCTCAAAGACCTCTTGCCCACTGCTAAAAAATGGGCTGCCGAAATCATGATGGGCGCTCCTCTGGCCCTCCAGGCCACGAAAGAAGCCGCTCTCAAAGGATTGGCCTATCCGCTCGATGAGGTTCCCAAGGTGTTCCCGATGCAGGAGGCTATGCATACGTCCGAAGATTTCATCGAAGGGCCCAAGGCTTTTGCCGAAAAGCGCCCCCCCCAGTGGAAGGGACGTTAG
- the had gene encoding 6-hydroxycyclohex-1-ene-1-carbonyl-CoA dehydrogenase yields the protein MGAVPDNILTWQMVQPTTRNRESGEVTPGRLEKVEIPVPELNPGEVLVEIAGCGVCHTDLGYFYDGVPTVSKPPLTLGHEIAGTVVAGDDAWVGKEVLIPAVMPCRRCYLCKTGRGNRCLSQKMPGNSIGIYGGFSSHIPVPSIDLCEIKNRGEIPLEHLAVVADAATTPFQAAKRAGLDIGDNVIVIGVGGVGQYMVQEAKALGAGCVIAIDIDGKRLEQMLSYGADFSIDATGKTPKEISQEAKAIRKQEGLAGHGWKIFEVTGSKPGQEIALNLLSFTGKLIIVGFGLQKVEYSISRLMAFDAEIIGTWGCLPEYYPQVLDMVLSKKIDLAPFVQTRPMSTIAEAFEEAHKKSPDRRIVLVPDF from the coding sequence ATGGGAGCAGTTCCGGACAACATATTGACTTGGCAGATGGTGCAGCCCACGACACGGAACAGGGAAAGTGGTGAGGTTACTCCCGGCAGGCTCGAAAAAGTCGAAATTCCGGTTCCAGAACTGAATCCGGGGGAGGTGCTGGTGGAAATCGCAGGATGCGGTGTCTGCCACACGGACCTGGGGTATTTTTACGACGGTGTGCCCACGGTGTCGAAACCACCGCTCACCCTGGGGCACGAAATAGCGGGTACGGTCGTGGCCGGTGATGACGCCTGGGTGGGTAAAGAGGTCCTGATCCCGGCGGTCATGCCCTGCCGCCGATGCTACCTGTGCAAGACCGGCAGGGGCAACCGTTGCCTTTCGCAGAAGATGCCCGGCAACAGCATCGGTATCTACGGCGGTTTTTCCAGCCACATCCCTGTCCCCTCCATCGACCTTTGTGAAATCAAAAACAGGGGAGAGATCCCGCTGGAGCACCTGGCCGTCGTGGCCGATGCCGCCACGACGCCGTTCCAGGCGGCTAAGAGGGCGGGGCTCGACATCGGCGACAATGTCATCGTCATCGGCGTCGGCGGTGTCGGGCAGTACATGGTTCAGGAAGCCAAAGCATTGGGAGCGGGATGTGTCATTGCCATCGATATAGACGGGAAGCGGCTCGAGCAGATGCTCTCCTATGGAGCGGATTTTTCCATCGACGCAACCGGCAAAACCCCCAAAGAGATTTCCCAGGAAGCAAAAGCGATACGCAAGCAGGAGGGGTTGGCGGGCCACGGCTGGAAAATCTTCGAGGTCACGGGCAGCAAGCCCGGTCAGGAAATCGCTCTCAATCTTCTCAGCTTCACCGGCAAGCTGATTATCGTGGGCTTCGGCCTGCAAAAAGTCGAATATTCCATCAGCCGCTTGATGGCCTTCGACGCGGAGATTATAGGAACGTGGGGCTGTTTGCCGGAATATTACCCCCAGGTGCTCGACATGGTGCTGTCGAAGAAAATAGACCTGGCGCCGTTCGTGCAGACGCGCCCCATGAGCACGATTGCCGAGGCTTTCGAGGAGGCTCATAAAAAGTCACCGGACAGGCGTATCGTCCTGGTGCCGGACTTTTAA
- a CDS encoding 3-oxoacyl-ACP reductase FabG has protein sequence MNLAGKVALVTGSSRGVGRAVALGFAEQGAKVVVNYTSNAEAADQVVSEIEAFNTSAIAVKADVALKADVERLVGSAVEAFGKIDILVNNAGFTRPALMVKMEEDQWDQVVDIHLKGAFLCSQAAGRLMKEQKKGKIINVTSVAGIVGTVGQVNYSAAKGGIISMTKSIAREMARYNVCANVISLGIVATDMTEKIRTDEKLKEIYMNRILLKRFAEPADIAPAFCFLASDQSDYITGQLLCVDGGYGMI, from the coding sequence ATGAATCTCGCAGGAAAAGTCGCCCTGGTTACCGGAAGCAGCCGCGGGGTGGGACGCGCTGTAGCCCTCGGGTTTGCGGAACAAGGCGCCAAGGTGGTCGTCAACTACACATCCAATGCCGAAGCCGCGGATCAGGTGGTTTCGGAAATTGAAGCCTTTAACACTTCGGCCATCGCCGTCAAGGCGGACGTCGCCCTGAAAGCGGACGTCGAGCGCTTGGTGGGCAGCGCGGTGGAGGCTTTTGGAAAAATCGACATCCTGGTCAACAATGCCGGCTTCACCAGGCCGGCCCTGATGGTGAAAATGGAAGAGGACCAATGGGACCAGGTGGTCGACATCCACCTGAAAGGTGCATTTCTGTGTTCCCAGGCCGCCGGGAGGCTGATGAAGGAGCAGAAAAAAGGTAAAATCATCAATGTCACCTCGGTCGCCGGAATTGTGGGTACCGTCGGACAGGTCAACTACAGCGCCGCCAAGGGCGGCATCATCAGCATGACCAAATCCATAGCCCGGGAAATGGCCCGGTACAATGTGTGCGCCAATGTCATTTCCCTGGGAATCGTGGCCACGGACATGACCGAAAAAATCCGGACCGATGAAAAATTGAAAGAGATCTATATGAATCGTATCCTGCTGAAACGCTTTGCCGAACCGGCGGACATAGCCCCGGCCTTCTGCTTTCTGGCCTCGGACCAGAGCGACTACATCACCGGCCAGCTGCTGTGCGTTGACGGTGGATACGGTATGATTTAA